The following proteins come from a genomic window of Paracoccus sp. SCSIO 75233:
- a CDS encoding citryl-CoA lyase, whose amino-acid sequence MGKRKEKISSDIAWSTPDKICVRGLDLPNEILGHMNLGDLAFLQLTGRKATLEESRVFNAIIITLVEHGITPSALAARMTYMGAPESLQAAVAAGLCGLGTVFVGSMEGASKMLYEALPQDKLGTGVDLDALAVETVEKFRARKMIVPGLGHPVHKPVDPRTPRLFQIAAENGKSGEYIELIQKIQAVAEEKSGKMLPINATGAIGAICCEFGFPWKIVRGFGVMARAIGLVGHILEESENPISYELWQRAEQEILETSGSGAK is encoded by the coding sequence ATGGGAAAACGCAAAGAAAAAATCAGCTCCGACATTGCCTGGAGCACCCCCGACAAGATCTGCGTGCGCGGGCTCGACTTGCCGAACGAAATCCTCGGCCACATGAACCTGGGCGATCTGGCCTTTCTGCAATTGACGGGCCGCAAGGCCACGCTCGAGGAAAGCCGCGTCTTCAACGCCATCATCATCACCCTTGTCGAACATGGCATCACGCCATCGGCCCTGGCGGCGCGGATGACCTATATGGGGGCGCCGGAATCGCTTCAGGCGGCTGTGGCGGCTGGCTTGTGTGGGCTGGGCACCGTCTTTGTCGGTTCTATGGAAGGTGCCTCGAAAATGCTTTACGAGGCACTGCCACAGGACAAGTTGGGCACCGGTGTCGATCTGGATGCGCTGGCCGTCGAGACGGTGGAAAAATTCCGCGCCCGCAAGATGATCGTGCCGGGGCTCGGACATCCGGTGCACAAGCCGGTCGATCCGCGCACACCTCGCCTGTTCCAGATCGCTGCCGAGAACGGCAAGTCCGGTGAATACATCGAGTTGATCCAGAAAATTCAGGCCGTTGCCGAAGAAAAATCGGGTAAGATGCTGCCGATTAACGCCACCGGGGCGATCGGAGCAATCTGCTGTGAATTTGGCTTCCCCTGGAAGATCGTGCGGGGCTTTGGCGTCATGGCACGCGCCATCGGTCTGGTCGGTCATATCCTCGAAGAGAGCGAAAACCCGATTTCCTATGAGCTTTGGCAGCGTGCCGAGCAGGAAATTCTTGAAACGTCGGGTTCAGGAGCGAAGTAA
- a CDS encoding ABC transporter substrate-binding protein: MPLKAQAEETYNLALLSDFSGPYADIMPILAGGREAVFTWWNETRGKELGVTLNYKNYETRYDAAQVASLWPGIKSELDPIAVVGLGGPDVAALSERLPEDKIPMFMATAAYGFAWQPDAWIFNPRPTYSHESVGFLNWMREQRGGDEPLKVAILASEASPAYVDMAKGIELYAEEHPEEIDLVEVIYTEVQPTDLTGQMRRVVRAGAEVLVIQTNTSIVVAAKRGLQANGANIPIMMSSHNGLPASGSALGGLEQMEGDFEAYGMVIAADEDTPARQFYETLVADYGLEAPWNVVTAMGVSQGLYTVTVIDHAIEANGAEGLTGEMVREALFAKPITTEETHGFLPTLSFTPEAPFPLEGLKVNVGTVKDGKITIAATGVDVPQVEKW; the protein is encoded by the coding sequence ATGCCTTTGAAGGCGCAGGCCGAAGAGACCTATAATCTGGCCCTGCTGTCGGACTTTTCCGGCCCTTATGCTGACATCATGCCCATTCTGGCCGGCGGACGTGAGGCTGTGTTCACCTGGTGGAATGAAACCCGCGGCAAGGAACTTGGCGTCACGCTGAACTACAAAAACTACGAAACCCGCTATGACGCGGCACAGGTGGCAAGTCTCTGGCCCGGGATCAAATCGGAACTGGACCCGATTGCGGTTGTCGGCCTCGGCGGGCCCGACGTCGCGGCCCTTTCCGAACGCCTGCCGGAAGACAAAATCCCGATGTTCATGGCCACAGCGGCCTACGGTTTTGCCTGGCAACCGGATGCCTGGATTTTCAACCCACGCCCGACCTATTCGCACGAAAGTGTCGGCTTTCTGAACTGGATGCGTGAACAGCGCGGCGGAGACGAACCGCTCAAGGTTGCGATCCTCGCCTCAGAAGCATCGCCTGCCTATGTCGACATGGCAAAGGGCATTGAACTCTATGCCGAAGAGCACCCCGAGGAGATCGACCTCGTCGAGGTCATCTATACCGAAGTTCAACCCACCGATCTGACGGGGCAAATGCGCCGCGTTGTACGAGCCGGGGCCGAGGTGCTGGTAATCCAAACGAACACCTCTATCGTGGTTGCCGCGAAACGTGGGCTGCAGGCCAACGGGGCGAACATCCCGATCATGATGAGTTCGCATAACGGGCTTCCAGCCTCGGGTAGCGCGCTTGGCGGGCTTGAGCAAATGGAGGGGGACTTTGAAGCCTACGGCATGGTGATTGCGGCCGATGAGGACACTCCCGCGCGACAATTCTACGAGACATTGGTTGCCGATTACGGACTCGAAGCACCTTGGAACGTCGTGACCGCAATGGGCGTATCTCAGGGTCTCTATACCGTGACCGTGATCGATCACGCGATCGAGGCGAACGGCGCCGAGGGCCTGACCGGAGAGATGGTACGTGAGGCGCTTTTTGCCAAACCGATCACCACCGAAGAAACCCATGGGTTCCTGCCGACCTTGTCCTTTACGCCAGAAGCACCGTTCCCATTGGAAGGCCTCAAAGTGAATGTGGGCACCGTCAAAGATGGGAAAATCACCATCGCGGCAACGGGTGTCGACGTTCCGCAAGTTGAGAAATGGTGA
- a CDS encoding acyl-CoA dehydrogenase family protein produces the protein MQTSAPDTHTDLRDALRALCAQFPPEYHRKFGEDETYPEEFVDALTREGWLAAMIPEEYGGSGLGLTEASIIMEEVNRCGGNAGHCHGQMYNMGTLLRHGSEEQKQKYLPGIASGELRLQSMAVTEPTTGTDTTKLKTTAVKKGDRYEINGQKVWISRIQHSDLMILLARTTPLAEVKKKSQGLSIFMVDLKEAIGNGMEVRPIANMPGHETNEVFFDNLEIPAENLIGTEGRGFYHILDGLNAERTLIAAECIGDGYWFVDKARTYAGDRMVFDRPIGQNQGVQFPIARSYVNIEAANLMRFEACRRFDAGLDCGAQANMAKLLASEASWEAANACIQTHGGFGFAREYDVERKFREARLYQVAPISTNLILSYVGEHILGMPRSF, from the coding sequence ATGCAGACGTCAGCCCCAGACACTCACACCGATCTGCGCGACGCCTTGCGCGCACTTTGCGCGCAGTTTCCGCCAGAATATCATCGCAAGTTCGGCGAGGATGAAACCTACCCCGAGGAATTCGTCGATGCGCTGACCCGCGAGGGCTGGCTCGCCGCGATGATCCCAGAAGAATACGGCGGCTCGGGTCTGGGCCTGACGGAAGCCTCGATCATCATGGAGGAGGTGAACCGCTGCGGCGGCAACGCGGGCCATTGCCACGGGCAGATGTACAATATGGGCACGCTGCTGCGGCATGGTTCGGAGGAGCAGAAACAGAAATATCTGCCCGGCATCGCCAGCGGCGAATTGCGCCTGCAATCCATGGCCGTGACCGAACCGACCACCGGCACCGACACCACCAAACTGAAGACCACGGCGGTGAAAAAGGGCGACCGGTATGAGATCAATGGCCAGAAGGTCTGGATCAGCCGTATCCAGCATTCCGACCTGATGATCCTGCTGGCACGCACCACGCCGCTGGCCGAGGTCAAGAAGAAATCGCAGGGCCTGTCGATCTTCATGGTCGATCTGAAAGAGGCGATCGGCAACGGCATGGAGGTCCGCCCCATCGCCAATATGCCCGGCCACGAAACCAATGAAGTGTTTTTCGACAACCTGGAAATCCCCGCCGAGAACCTGATCGGGACCGAGGGGCGCGGATTTTACCATATTCTTGACGGGCTGAACGCCGAACGTACCCTGATTGCGGCGGAATGTATCGGTGATGGATACTGGTTCGTCGACAAGGCCCGCACCTATGCCGGCGACCGCATGGTCTTTGACCGCCCCATCGGCCAGAACCAGGGCGTGCAATTCCCTATCGCCAGGTCCTATGTGAACATCGAGGCCGCCAATCTGATGCGCTTTGAAGCCTGCAGGCGGTTCGATGCTGGGCTGGATTGCGGAGCACAGGCGAATATGGCCAAGCTGCTGGCTTCGGAGGCCAGCTGGGAAGCGGCCAATGCCTGCATCCAGACCCATGGCGGCTTCGGTTTCGCACGGGAATACGATGTCGAGCGCAAGTTCCGCGAGGCGCGCCTCTATCAGGTCGCCCCGATCTCGACCAACCTGATCCTGTCATATGTCGGAGAACATATCCTCGGCATGCCAAGATCGTTCTGA
- a CDS encoding ABC transporter ATP-binding protein, producing MTTNNGHVSSPLAVRGATLKFGGVTALDDVSISVADDELLAIIGPNGAGKTSLLNVTAGFYRPQKGRVELSGQDVTGLRVDQIARRGLARTFQGTHLFAGQTVVENIMIGRHMLMKSNVVQAFFQFGPVMREESEHREAAEEIIDFLEIEAIRNRPVGTLGYGLRKRVDLGRALAQEPSILLMDEPMAGMNSEEKEDLARFILDVREARKIPVVLVEHDMGVVMDLADRIVVLDFGRVIAEGTPEEIQKDPAVIKAYLG from the coding sequence ATGACCACGAATAACGGGCACGTATCGTCACCGCTTGCGGTGCGTGGCGCAACTTTGAAATTTGGCGGTGTGACCGCGCTCGACGATGTGAGCATCTCCGTGGCCGACGATGAATTGCTTGCAATTATCGGTCCGAATGGTGCCGGAAAAACATCACTTCTGAACGTGACTGCGGGCTTCTACCGTCCGCAGAAGGGCCGTGTCGAATTGTCCGGGCAGGACGTGACCGGCCTGCGTGTTGACCAGATCGCCCGGCGCGGTCTGGCGCGGACGTTTCAGGGCACCCATCTTTTTGCCGGGCAGACGGTGGTGGAAAACATTATGATCGGCCGCCACATGCTGATGAAATCGAATGTAGTCCAGGCCTTTTTCCAGTTCGGTCCCGTGATGCGCGAGGAATCGGAACATCGTGAAGCCGCAGAGGAGATCATCGATTTTCTCGAGATCGAGGCAATCCGCAACCGGCCCGTGGGCACGTTGGGGTATGGGTTGCGCAAGCGTGTCGATCTGGGCCGTGCATTGGCGCAGGAACCGTCGATCCTGCTGATGGATGAACCGATGGCCGGCATGAACTCGGAGGAAAAAGAAGACCTGGCGCGCTTCATTCTCGATGTGCGCGAGGCGCGCAAGATTCCGGTAGTTCTGGTGGAGCACGACATGGGCGTCGTGATGGACCTTGCCGACCGGATCGTGGTGCTGGATTTCGGGCGGGTCATCGCCGAAGGCACCCCGGAAGAAATCCAGAAGGACCCGGCTGTCATAAAGGCATATCTGGGGTAG
- a CDS encoding ABC transporter ATP-binding protein, with the protein MLELNNVEVTYSDVILALKGVSMTVRAGQCVALLGGNGAGKSTTLKAISGTLKSEDGTVSAGSIVLDGTPIQNMEASEVVKNGLIHVMEGRRVLRHLTSEQNLIVGGHMVPNSAELKKRLDHVYTLMPRLADLRNRTSGFMSGGEQQLLLIGRAMMASPKIIAIDEPSLGLAPMMVRDVYEVLKQLKSEGTTFFLVEQNSAAALSIADYAYVMENGRIVMDGPADKLADNEDIKEFYLGVTASGERKSYRDIKHYRRRKRWLG; encoded by the coding sequence ATGCTGGAACTCAACAACGTAGAGGTGACATATTCCGACGTCATCCTGGCGCTCAAAGGCGTGTCCATGACAGTCCGTGCGGGACAATGTGTTGCTCTGCTCGGTGGCAATGGCGCAGGAAAAAGCACGACGCTTAAAGCCATCTCGGGAACGCTCAAATCCGAGGATGGAACCGTTTCGGCGGGGTCCATCGTTCTGGACGGAACTCCCATTCAGAACATGGAAGCCTCGGAAGTCGTGAAGAACGGTCTCATCCATGTGATGGAAGGGCGGCGCGTTTTGCGGCATCTGACGTCAGAGCAAAACCTGATCGTCGGCGGGCACATGGTGCCCAACTCCGCCGAGCTGAAAAAGCGCCTGGACCATGTTTACACCTTGATGCCCCGGCTTGCGGACCTGCGCAACCGCACCTCTGGCTTCATGTCTGGTGGCGAACAACAACTGCTGCTGATCGGCCGGGCCATGATGGCCAGCCCCAAGATCATCGCGATCGACGAACCGTCGTTGGGATTGGCCCCGATGATGGTCCGGGATGTTTATGAAGTGCTCAAGCAGCTCAAGTCAGAAGGCACGACCTTCTTCCTGGTCGAACAAAACAGCGCCGCGGCGCTATCGATCGCCGACTATGCCTATGTGATGGAGAACGGCCGGATCGTGATGGACGGCCCTGCCGACAAGCTCGCTGACAACGAGGACATCAAGGAATTCTATCTCGGCGTAACCGCATCGGGCGAGCGCAAAAGCTATCGAGATATCAAACACTATCGCCGCCGGAAGAGATGGCTGGGATAG
- a CDS encoding AMP-binding protein codes for MVKQRTAMVFSDPAVTHSETLPQVLLARATSTPTNLAERHKRLGIWREFTWADVLDRVRALALGLENLGLSAGESVMMIGENEPEHFWAEYAVQSLGGKVLSVYPDQNAEEILYLAEDSQTRVFLAQDQEQVDKCIEIAGKYSGALAVVYWDDSGLWGYDHPLLHSFESVSAAGRQIHAKEPARFEEHVKRGRADDTALLSYTSGTTGKPKGVVISHRYLFDNCSRVMGAIEIAPGTEYLTYISPAWVTEQIFGLSIGLIAPMVVNFPEGPEDVLTNIRELAVDALVFSPRQWENLASIVQARMLGAGKFRNAMYNWGMKVGRNVYVERLEGRSPSLAARLQLPFAEALVLHHLRDNLGLGKAKNAMSGGALMAPDVFRMFHAMGVKLRNVYGATEIGLLTAHVGESYQLETSGSWMQSNTNYGEPLEYRVSDEGELQVRGGSGFGGYHGKPEKTAEVLTEDGWYKTGDAVSMTDDGELLFFDRVKDMRRLANGHSYPPQFIETRLRYSPFIKDLMTLGDERRNFVSALINIDMEVLGRWAEENKISFSTYTDLSQKPEVLDLIKGEVARINALLPEGSRVARFANFPKELDPDEGELTRSRKLRRAFLEERYAKLVEAIYAGDDETDLEIAVTYQDGRQGVLKTTVRVSDVENASKAAKRQSKS; via the coding sequence ATGGTCAAACAACGGACAGCAATGGTCTTTTCGGACCCAGCAGTGACACATAGCGAAACCCTGCCGCAGGTTTTGCTCGCGCGAGCGACATCCACACCGACCAACCTCGCCGAACGGCACAAGCGCCTGGGCATCTGGCGTGAATTCACCTGGGCCGATGTTCTTGACAGGGTTCGCGCCCTGGCTCTCGGGTTGGAGAACCTGGGCTTGTCGGCTGGCGAATCCGTCATGATGATTGGCGAAAACGAACCCGAACATTTCTGGGCTGAATACGCCGTCCAGTCGTTAGGCGGCAAAGTCCTGTCTGTCTATCCGGATCAAAACGCTGAAGAGATTCTGTATCTGGCCGAAGACTCGCAAACGCGGGTTTTTCTGGCGCAGGATCAGGAGCAGGTCGATAAATGCATCGAGATTGCGGGCAAGTACTCGGGCGCCCTGGCGGTCGTTTACTGGGACGATTCCGGTCTGTGGGGCTATGATCATCCCCTGTTGCATTCGTTTGAAAGTGTGAGCGCGGCAGGGCGTCAGATCCACGCCAAGGAACCCGCCAGATTTGAAGAACACGTAAAACGTGGACGGGCGGACGATACCGCCTTGCTGTCCTATACTTCGGGGACCACGGGAAAACCCAAGGGCGTTGTCATCAGCCATCGCTACCTGTTCGACAATTGCTCGCGGGTGATGGGGGCAATCGAAATCGCGCCGGGCACCGAATACCTGACCTACATTTCGCCTGCCTGGGTCACGGAACAGATTTTCGGCCTGTCGATCGGTTTGATCGCGCCCATGGTCGTCAATTTTCCCGAAGGCCCTGAAGACGTACTGACCAACATTCGCGAACTGGCGGTTGATGCACTGGTGTTCAGTCCGCGCCAGTGGGAAAACCTCGCCTCCATCGTTCAGGCCCGGATGCTGGGCGCGGGCAAGTTCCGCAATGCGATGTACAATTGGGGCATGAAGGTTGGCCGCAACGTTTACGTCGAGCGGCTGGAAGGGCGTAGCCCCAGCCTTGCCGCACGCCTGCAGCTTCCCTTTGCCGAAGCTCTGGTGCTGCATCACCTGCGCGACAATCTTGGCCTTGGTAAGGCCAAAAACGCAATGAGCGGCGGCGCCCTGATGGCACCTGACGTCTTTCGTATGTTCCACGCGATGGGGGTTAAGCTGCGGAACGTGTATGGCGCGACCGAAATCGGCCTTCTGACCGCGCATGTCGGCGAAAGCTATCAGCTGGAAACCAGCGGCAGCTGGATGCAAAGCAACACGAACTACGGCGAACCGCTGGAATACAGGGTCTCGGACGAAGGGGAGCTTCAGGTGCGTGGCGGATCGGGCTTCGGCGGCTATCACGGCAAGCCCGAAAAGACCGCAGAGGTGCTGACCGAAGACGGTTGGTACAAGACCGGTGATGCGGTCTCGATGACCGACGACGGCGAGCTATTGTTCTTTGACCGTGTCAAGGACATGCGCCGCCTGGCAAACGGTCACAGCTATCCGCCGCAGTTCATCGAAACGCGGTTGCGGTATAGCCCCTTCATCAAGGACCTCATGACATTGGGCGACGAACGCCGGAATTTCGTCAGCGCGCTTATCAATATCGATATGGAAGTTCTCGGGCGTTGGGCGGAAGAGAACAAGATCAGCTTTTCGACCTACACCGATCTGTCGCAGAAACCCGAAGTTCTGGACCTTATCAAAGGCGAAGTGGCGCGCATCAATGCGCTCCTGCCCGAAGGCTCGCGCGTGGCACGTTTTGCGAATTTTCCCAAGGAACTCGACCCGGATGAAGGCGAGTTGACCCGCAGCCGAAAGCTTCGCCGGGCCTTTCTGGAGGAACGGTATGCCAAGCTCGTCGAGGCGATCTATGCTGGCGATGACGAGACAGATCTCGAAATCGCTGTGACCTATCAGGACGGTCGTCAAGGCGTTCTCAAGACCACGGTTCGCGTGTCGGATGTTGAAAACGCATCGAAGGCTGCCAAGCGGCAGTCCAAATCTTAA
- a CDS encoding branched-chain amino acid ABC transporter permease has translation MVYFINDIITGALIGLLYSLVAMGFVVIYRASKVFNFAQGELVIIGGFIVWFTTMQAGLSLWLSIPLSLVLAGLVGYAIERIFLTKLIGESVFSMVMVTVGLLILLRGLVLLVFGPAVRPFPIIFPLKPLFLGDMLIPMNLLIGGIITIVAAVGLSWFFNRTRSGLRMTAVAEDHVVASSMGISVKGSIAFAWVLGAILSTIGAMIFLSGKSLTFLASDIGFAALPVALFAGLESIGGLILAGVIIGIVQSLTTNYLDPLIGGSLGSVVPYIIMLAILLIRPTGLFGWRTIERV, from the coding sequence ATGGTCTATTTCATCAATGACATCATTACCGGGGCTTTGATCGGCCTTCTGTATTCGCTGGTGGCCATGGGCTTTGTTGTGATTTATCGCGCCAGCAAGGTGTTCAACTTCGCGCAGGGCGAGCTTGTGATCATCGGCGGGTTCATCGTCTGGTTCACAACGATGCAAGCGGGGCTTAGCCTTTGGTTGTCGATACCCCTTTCGCTGGTTCTGGCCGGGCTGGTCGGGTACGCAATCGAACGGATTTTCCTGACAAAGCTGATCGGTGAATCGGTTTTCTCGATGGTCATGGTCACCGTCGGTCTTCTGATCCTGCTGCGCGGTCTGGTGCTGCTTGTGTTCGGTCCCGCCGTGCGGCCCTTCCCGATCATTTTCCCGCTGAAACCCTTGTTCCTCGGCGACATGTTGATCCCGATGAACCTCCTGATAGGCGGGATCATCACCATTGTCGCCGCCGTCGGCCTGTCGTGGTTCTTCAACCGGACCCGGTCCGGCCTGCGGATGACCGCCGTGGCGGAAGACCACGTCGTGGCCTCCTCGATGGGCATTTCGGTGAAAGGCTCGATTGCCTTTGCCTGGGTTCTCGGGGCAATCCTGTCCACAATTGGTGCGATGATCTTTCTCAGCGGCAAATCGCTGACCTTCCTGGCCTCGGATATCGGGTTCGCGGCCCTGCCGGTGGCGCTGTTTGCCGGGCTGGAATCCATCGGCGGGCTGATCCTTGCGGGCGTGATTATCGGCATCGTCCAGAGCCTGACAACCAACTATCTTGACCCGCTGATCGGAGGGTCACTGGGCAGCGTTGTCCCCTATATCATCATGCTTGCCATTCTGCTGATCCGACCGACCGGCCTGTTCGGCTGGCGCACAATTGAACGGGTGTAA
- a CDS encoding branched-chain amino acid ABC transporter permease: MSSRIIAILNMMMISAVIAVGLQICTGYAGQINLGQAAFMGVGAYTASILASKTGLTFLLTIPLAGLSAALFGFLFGLTAARIKGFYLALTTIAAQFLFHFAVLNLPSTWLGGSNGITVPPAELFGLRFVSESSQFYLNFAVTAIMVAGAFGIVRSRFGRAFVAVRDDDVAAGIMGINVAATKANAFLIGAFYAGVGGALWAYLIRFVGVDQFTLFHSIFFVAMIIVGGMGSIVGALIGVFIIRIIQEIIATVGPNIADSVSFLGGDIVFAGMNVVLGGVIALFMILEPKGLMHRWNILKSSYRIWPFPY; this comes from the coding sequence GTGAGCAGCCGTATCATCGCTATCCTGAATATGATGATGATCAGCGCCGTCATCGCCGTCGGGCTTCAGATCTGCACCGGCTATGCGGGCCAGATCAACCTGGGTCAGGCGGCTTTCATGGGGGTCGGGGCCTATACGGCCTCGATACTGGCCTCGAAGACCGGCCTTACGTTTCTGCTGACCATTCCTCTGGCCGGGCTCTCGGCTGCGCTGTTCGGCTTTCTCTTTGGCTTGACCGCGGCGCGGATCAAGGGGTTCTATCTGGCACTGACCACGATTGCAGCTCAGTTCCTGTTCCACTTTGCCGTATTGAACCTGCCGTCTACCTGGCTGGGTGGATCGAACGGTATCACCGTGCCCCCGGCCGAGCTTTTCGGGCTGCGATTTGTCAGCGAATCTTCGCAGTTCTATCTGAATTTCGCGGTCACCGCGATCATGGTGGCGGGCGCGTTCGGGATCGTTCGGTCACGCTTCGGCCGTGCCTTCGTGGCGGTCAGGGATGATGACGTGGCCGCGGGTATAATGGGGATCAATGTCGCGGCCACAAAGGCAAATGCCTTCCTGATCGGCGCTTTCTATGCGGGCGTCGGCGGGGCGCTTTGGGCCTATCTGATCCGCTTCGTGGGGGTAGACCAGTTCACCCTGTTTCACTCGATCTTCTTCGTCGCGATGATCATCGTCGGCGGGATGGGTTCAATCGTGGGGGCCCTGATCGGCGTCTTCATTATCCGCATCATCCAGGAAATTATCGCGACGGTCGGCCCCAATATCGCCGACTCGGTATCATTCCTTGGCGGTGACATCGTGTTCGCTGGCATGAATGTCGTTCTTGGCGGCGTGATCGCATTGTTTATGATCCTCGAACCCAAGGGGCTGATGCACCGCTGGAACATCCTGAAGTCGTCATACCGTATCTGGCCGTTTCCTTACTGA
- a CDS encoding MaoC family dehydratase N-terminal domain-containing protein produces MGEIDLDALAPWLGRTETKEDVLTEGLIDKFRATLGPHLWDGSGDVPLGIHWCISLDTVPATALSEDGHAARGGFLPPVPLPARMWAGGDVKHIAPLKIGETITRRSSIRDIVAKQGRSGPLVFVTVEHEYLSGNRLCIREQQTIVYREISTPRTGESAADAGDPTTLRSTLTPDPVLLFRYSALTFNAHRIHYDYVYATETEAYSGLVVHGPLQATLLLNLAADALKTSPHRFSFRGLAPLTLPCELQLHNEETGTSGTVWCQDQNGLRSFSAEYAAV; encoded by the coding sequence ATGGGTGAGATCGACCTTGACGCGCTGGCGCCCTGGCTGGGACGCACCGAGACTAAAGAAGACGTTCTGACGGAGGGGCTGATCGACAAATTCCGCGCCACGCTCGGTCCGCATCTTTGGGACGGATCAGGCGATGTCCCGCTGGGAATTCATTGGTGCATTTCCCTTGATACCGTGCCAGCGACCGCCCTGTCAGAAGACGGCCATGCCGCAAGGGGTGGATTCCTACCCCCTGTCCCGCTGCCCGCCCGGATGTGGGCCGGCGGCGATGTTAAACATATCGCGCCGCTGAAAATCGGCGAAACCATCACCCGGCGCTCTTCGATCAGGGATATTGTGGCCAAGCAGGGCCGTAGTGGACCATTGGTGTTTGTGACCGTCGAACATGAGTATCTGAGTGGCAACCGGCTTTGTATCCGGGAGCAGCAAACGATCGTTTATCGTGAGATTTCCACCCCCCGCACGGGCGAGAGCGCAGCTGACGCGGGTGACCCCACCACGCTTAGATCGACGCTGACACCGGATCCTGTTCTTCTGTTTCGCTATTCGGCGCTGACGTTCAATGCCCATCGCATTCACTATGATTACGTCTACGCCACCGAAACCGAAGCCTATTCCGGGCTTGTTGTGCATGGCCCATTGCAGGCCACGCTGCTTCTGAATCTGGCGGCGGATGCGTTGAAAACATCGCCCCACCGGTTTTCGTTCCGCGGCCTCGCGCCACTCACCCTGCCCTGCGAATTGCAACTGCACAATGAAGAGACCGGCACCTCCGGGACAGTCTGGTGTCAGGATCAAAACGGTCTTCGAAGCTTTTCCGCAGAGTACGCGGCTGTCTGA